In Fodinibius saliphilus, a genomic segment contains:
- a CDS encoding type IV pilus modification PilV family protein, whose protein sequence is MVGYGELLQTIGAMIIFSMILLSANSMIQRNTLMQIEGELEQEVIALAQDIIEEGRTKEFDERSQGSAPPAKIPDDFTAPSSLGPEATTITSADVENDDANGNGTIERSEFDDFDDYDGWKDQIETEHGVFNISAEVFYADPSTYDKSGSRTTFKKMQVEITSEFLKNNSGNKTVYQLEYIRNYYAD, encoded by the coding sequence ATGGTAGGTTACGGTGAACTCTTACAGACGATAGGAGCAATGATCATTTTTTCAATGATTTTGCTTAGTGCCAATAGCATGATCCAACGAAACACTCTCATGCAGATAGAGGGAGAATTGGAACAAGAAGTAATTGCTTTGGCTCAAGATATTATCGAAGAAGGAAGAACAAAAGAATTTGATGAACGAAGCCAGGGATCAGCTCCACCCGCAAAAATTCCCGACGACTTTACCGCCCCATCATCATTAGGTCCCGAAGCAACTACAATAACTTCTGCCGATGTAGAAAATGATGATGCTAATGGCAACGGTACAATTGAACGTTCAGAATTTGACGATTTTGATGACTACGATGGCTGGAAAGACCAAATTGAAACAGAACACGGAGTATTTAATATCAGTGCTGAGGTCTTCTACGCCGACCCTTCAACCTATGACAAATCCGGTTCTCGTACTACTTTCAAAAAGATGCAGGTTGAAATTACCTCTGAATTTTTAAAAAATAATTCTGGCAACAAGACGGTATATCAGTTGGAATATATAAGAAACTATTATGCCGATTAA